TCTCCATCTGGAATCTTGACGTAGAAAGGGTTCTGGCGTTGCCTATTGCTCACTGGGCAGACAAAGGCAAAACCAATCTTGCGATTAAAATCAATAGGGCTTACTACCAGTGCTGGACGATTACCCATTTGCTCATGGCCAATTTGTGGGTCAAAGCTCAACCGCACGAAATCTCCACGTTCTGGAATGTATGTCACCAAACCTCCTCTCCCATCGGCCGTCCCCAATCCACTTCCGGCTCAGGTGATTCAACAACCTCAGCCAGTAGTTCTTCTAGGCTTAACTCAGGCAAGGCTTGAATTAGCTCAATTATTAGCTTTCCGTTTTCCACAGAACATTCAACAACGTCCTTAGGATTGAGGTTCAGTGCCGCCACCGCATACTTGGGAATCCGAATCGCTAAAGAATTACCCCAGCGTCCAATCTGCGACTTCATGATCCCACCTCGAATTCGTTAGATATTCAAAGTATATCAAAACGCTGATTTAGGGGAATACCGACAAGCGATCGCATCTTATGAACGGGCTTTATGGCTGGGATTGATTATCCCTAGCGGGTAGAAGTTCGATACCGATCGACTCTGATCCCGGTTGGAAAGTGAAAGTATCGGCGGGTGTAGTGGGACTAAAATTCCAGTCGGATAATATTGCCGTGTACTGGGGTGAACCGGGTAGAGTTTTATAGGTGATAATCGCTTTCCTCAGTAGGGGGGTGGCATCTTGCGTGACCCAGATTTGATAATCGCGATCGCTACCGATCAGCAGCAGGTGATACATTTGTTCACCATTGACCATGTTGTTGCCGATAAAAATAATTTGTCTGACATCGGCCATGAGAGCCGCACAGGGATCGTTGGCTGCTAGATTTGACATGGGAATGGTGATTCCGTACCTTTGCTCTACTTGGTCTAAGGCTTCATCTAGAGTATTCGGTGCTGGTTTCGTGACGTATAGATCCCGTTCCAGATCCGCGAGGGTGAAGGTTTTACCGTCGTAAAAAAAGCGGGTAACTCGTTCATCCCCAGTGTAGTCCGAGCGCAGGCGATCGGGTTTCTCTACCCAGATGTTTTGATAGGCACTGTACTGAACTTTCGCCCCGGAGTCGAGTACATCGTCATAGGTGACATCCATATTGACGGTGAACGATCGCTGTTTGGTTAAATTAGCACAGAGTTGCTCGATCACCTGTTCTGCCGTTTTTGGGCGGATTTCCTGGGATAGAGTCGGTATTTCCGCCAAGACTCCTGCGGCAGTGACCCAAGGCAAAAGTAAAGAAAGAATCGGGATAAAGCGACGCATAATCATCTAATATTCTCCAAGGCGATGGATTGTTTTGGTTAACGACCATTGTGTAAACTGACTAAACGAGCGATAAAAACGGCGGGATAGAGAACTCCAGTCATTCCTTCTAAATTGGCCAGAACTCTAGCGATTTTACTGGTAGGAACTATATCACCGTAGCCAACCGTGGCCAGGGTAGTAAAACTGAAATGAATTATATCCGCCTGGTTGACGGTTTTAGCGGCGGAGCTAAAGGCATCGGGGTCGAAAATCTGGACAATACTGTAAGCGGATGCCCAGAAAAATCCTAAGAGAAAATAGACACAAATTCCCCCCTTGATGATATCGGATGTCACCTGTTCGGCGATGATTAATTCTCGTAAAATTGAGTACACGCATAAACTAATAAAAGCTAGAGAAATTAATGTACTAGACAGATCGAACCAACGGTTGAAATCGCTATAAATAGGGATAATCCTGCTGAATGCTCGCAGGAGGAGGGCAATCAAAAACAGACCGATATTACATCTTAAAGCCAATTTACTGCGATCGATCTGATAGACGGCGATGATCAGGGAGAGGGAGAAGAAAAGGAAAATCAGCAAATCTCCCAGGGGTAGATATACTAAAAATGGGTAAATAATGTAGAGCAAGACTAGATTTGCCAGCAGCCGATTGTATTTATTTTCTGTTGCCCGCATCAATTGACGGAATTTCATAGCAGCGAACCTTTAATTGGTAATATTTCCTCCTGCTAATTAATTTTAAGGGTATTTATCTCCTATCTTCTTTCTAAATTTTCTTGCTTGAATAAACAGCGAGTTTCTATCTATTAGCCTCTAGAAGACTATTATAGAAGCTTGGCAAGAGCGATCACTATCAAAAAATGGCAAACTTAGACTTATAGATAGAACTTTTCTGTAATTTTTTTATTAAGAATTGACCATAAATTTTAAAAAATATTGCGGATAACGAGAAACCCCTATTTCTTTCAATCAAGGAAAAAAGTCAGAGTCTGAAGTTATTAAGCTGCCCGCGCATTTAAATTGCTTGTTGAGACGAGGCAAGAGGCAAGAGGCAAGGGGGGTGGGCGAGATTCAGCTAATCTAAGGATAGGCGGTTAAGATGCGTCTTAGCTTAACCCATAAAAGCCAAAAAACTCTACAATTAAGATTGGTGAGGTATCCTGCATATTTACCAGAGAATAACTCTTAATAATACTTAATAATTTTTAATAATTCCGCTATCCTAAATCAGACAAGATGGATATCAATTTACAGCCCCTGATCGAGAGTGAGCGCTAAATCGGAGCAATCCGGTGCATAACGGAATAATTCTGTTATGTTCTCACGCCAGATCACATCATTAGATGTAGCCGCTTAAGGGTCACGACCCAATGAGATTAGCTAGTCTCAAGCGTCGGTCAAGGAACATCGCCCATTAGCAGGTGGAACACCAAAAGCTATCAACAAGCCCTTAAGCTGTCGAAGCCAACCTAACCCAGAAATGGAGTAGCAGAAATGCCAAATTACGTGTTCCAACTCGATGCCAACAAACGCCCTTTAGACATGATCCATCCAGCTAGAGGGAGAAAACTCCAAGCCAAAGGGAAGGCTGCTACCTTTCGCACTTATCCTTATGCTATCGTTCATCACCAGGGCATAGACAGCCCTAATACCAAGGAATACATTCTCAAAATCGACCCAGGAGCCGTCTGGACAGACTTTGCTATCCAATGCGGAGAAGATATTATCTTTCCCATGGAATTAAAGCATCGAGGCTTTGAAATCAAAGAATCCTTAGCTAAACGAGCAGGTTTCCGAAGCAGTCTTCGTTCTCGGAACGTTCGTTACCGTAAGAAAAGGTTTAACCGCCAAAAACCCGATGGCTGGCTACCCCCTAGCCTGAGCTATCGCCTAGAGACGACCCGCACTTGGATTAAGCGGTTCATGGCACTCTGCCCAATTACCCCCTTGGTAGTGCTTCAGCTAATATCTCTAACTTGGCTTGCTTCAATATTTGCAAGGTTACAACTATCATTAACAACAGTAGATATCTGGCTCGCCCCAGTTCATTTTCTAACACTTTCTGGTATAATTCACTTATCATTACGCGATGTGCAACTATATTTTTAGTCTTGATTTACAAGGCTTTCAGAAATTAGCAGAGATAAAGTATCCTCTGGAACCCTGATTCTGTCGTTTTTAGTTGCACATCGCGTTATCATTTTTGTTCTCTAGGTCATATTTACTATATATGACCTATCTTTTTTTGGAGTCGATGTTCTGTATCTTGGGCTACACAAGATTTTCAGCTCTCTTGTCCCCCTGT
This Microcystis wesenbergii NRERC-220 DNA region includes the following protein-coding sequences:
- a CDS encoding type II toxin-antitoxin system PemK/MazF family toxin — translated: MTYIPERGDFVRLSFDPQIGHEQMGNRPALVVSPIDFNRKIGFAFVCPVSNRQRQNPFYVKIPDGEAVTGVIMVEQLRSLDFRARKASLIGKCPEQLLQDVLRRIKPILF
- a CDS encoding potassium channel family protein, which codes for MKFRQLMRATENKYNRLLANLVLLYIIYPFLVYLPLGDLLIFLFFSLSLIIAVYQIDRSKLALRCNIGLFLIALLLRAFSRIIPIYSDFNRWFDLSSTLISLAFISLCVYSILRELIIAEQVTSDIIKGGICVYFLLGFFWASAYSIVQIFDPDAFSSAAKTVNQADIIHFSFTTLATVGYGDIVPTSKIARVLANLEGMTGVLYPAVFIARLVSLHNGR
- a CDS encoding DUF2092 domain-containing protein; this translates as MIMRRFIPILSLLLPWVTAAGVLAEIPTLSQEIRPKTAEQVIEQLCANLTKQRSFTVNMDVTYDDVLDSGAKVQYSAYQNIWVEKPDRLRSDYTGDERVTRFFYDGKTFTLADLERDLYVTKPAPNTLDEALDQVEQRYGITIPMSNLAANDPCAALMADVRQIIFIGNNMVNGEQMYHLLLIGSDRDYQIWVTQDATPLLRKAIITYKTLPGSPQYTAILSDWNFSPTTPADTFTFQPGSESIGIELLPARDNQSQP
- a CDS encoding RRXRR domain-containing protein — its product is MPNYVFQLDANKRPLDMIHPARGRKLQAKGKAATFRTYPYAIVHHQGIDSPNTKEYILKIDPGAVWTDFAIQCGEDIIFPMELKHRGFEIKESLAKRAGFRSSLRSRNVRYRKKRFNRQKPDGWLPPSLSYRLETTRTWIKRFMALCPITPLVVLQLISLTWLASIFARLQLSLTTVDIWLAPVHFLTLSGIIHLSLRDVQLYF
- a CDS encoding AbrB/MazE/SpoVT family DNA-binding domain-containing protein: MKSQIGRWGNSLAIRIPKYAVAALNLNPKDVVECSVENGKLIIELIQALPELSLEELLAEVVESPEPEVDWGRPMGEEVW